One part of the Musa acuminata AAA Group cultivar baxijiao chromosome BXJ1-5, Cavendish_Baxijiao_AAA, whole genome shotgun sequence genome encodes these proteins:
- the LOC135674679 gene encoding uncharacterized protein LOC135674679 yields MPVPPMSGSQSAVDDSEGSWEMDLMGGKLELRLQVQMEEGQSDRSWERHGNVNWMKQILGLSFIIVTINITAVTTLFTGFRELKGNVKRLHLVICAILTFSDLLCGLSLMFLTSNLLSDRHPAVLAGQFSSPITLLIIVSCSLLILTAATFLYLIPKLSIFLAVLFPSSLISGLIYCCSIQTEDDHGATGSESYKSELKQFQSLSSTVTSLAFIGLVATLVGYSKKSSEQALTQIMEVSILLMFFVAMMGLFFMMWNSAPPRMQNQTARVFFPKVLKTLSYSLLGLLAVTATVVASAYLESYLPLALSPVLLLGVIVWFVMKPHCQGGRLLPQIDTMDHKAELKPMSKVATVTTQITFGGMMSVFSGLFGDKDSGFQHKIFMLLMFFAFLSSFSVNLLTVSTPKAATQITVIWILNTCTFFFLALGAAAVYLVVVMGG; encoded by the exons ATGCCTGTTCCTCCCATGAGTGGGTCGCAATCAGCAGTTGATGACTCTGAGGGCTCATGGGAAATG GATCTGATGGGTGGAAAGCTGGAGCTTCGTCTACAGGTTCAG ATGGAAGAAGGTCAAAGCGATCGAAGCTGGGAACGGCATGGCAATGTGAACTGGATGAAACAAATTCTGGGGTTATCTTTTATTATTGTGACCATCAATATTACGGCAGTGACGACACTTTTTACTGGCTTCCGAGAATTAAAAGGCAACGTAAAACGGTTGCACCTTGTTATCTGTGCCATCCTTACCTTCTCTGATCTTCTTTGTGGGCTAAGTCTGATGTTTCTCACCTCCAATTTGCTATCTGATCGGCATCCCGCTGTCCTTGCTGGCCAGTTTAGCTCTCCAATTACCCTACTCATCATCGTCTCCTGTTCTCTGTTGATCCTCACAGCTGCTACTTTCCTGTATCTCATACCCAAACTCTCGATTTTTTTGGCTGTTCTATTTCCATCATCCTTGATTAGTGGCTTGATCTACTGCTGCTCGATCCAAACAGAAGACGACCATGGGGCAACAGGTTCCGAAAGCTATAAGTCTGAGCTGAAGCAATTCCAAAGTCTCTCATCCACTGTCACCTCCCTTGCTTTCATTGGGCTTGTAGCCACTTTAGTAGGTTACAGTAAGAAATCTTCAGAACAAGCCCTTACCCAAATCATGGAGGTCAGCATCCTCCTAATGTTCTTCGTCGCCATGATGggactcttttttatgatgtggaaCTCCGCGCCACCGAGAATGCAGAACCAAACCGCCAGAGTTTTCTTCCCTAAGGTCCTGAAAACTCTGAGCTACTCTTTACTCGGCTTATTGGCAGTTACAGCAACTGTTGTGGCATCTGCGTATCTGGAGAGTTACCTTCCACTGGCTCTCTCCCCGGTGCTGTTGCTCGGAGTAATCGTCTGGTTCGTCATGAAACCTCACTGTCAGGGAGGAAGACTCCTACCGCAGATTGACACCATGGATCATAAAGCTGAGCTCAAACCCATGTCCAAAGTTGCTACCGTCACCACGCAGATCACATTTGGTGGTATGATGAGCGTCTTCTCAGGATTGTTCGGCGACAAAGACAGCGGATTCCAACACAAGATCTTCATGCTGTTGATGTTCTTCGCATTCTTGTCCAGCTTCAGCGTGAACTTGCTCACAGTCAGCACTCCGAAAGCAGCAACTCAGATCACAGTTATCTGGATACTGAACACTTGCACTTTCTTCTTCCTCGCGTTGGGAGCAGCTGCCGTTTACTTGGTCGTGGTCATGGGAGGCTGA
- the LOC135674680 gene encoding protein CHUP1, chloroplastic-like isoform X1 has translation MREDISSNARTKFAKCSDHNQIMSTNTKSSGNPVKPKSSSSWGSHFVKGFTTDKKSKQQTSIANKKQSIASSDISSQKSHSVPYHSRVRRSLVGDLPCSANAAQVHPHAIDSHRITSAASHDLFLELDRLRELLREAKDRESTLQSELLQYKENPRALELEKEVDSKRIEIEKLTSRVGSLEAEKMNLSEQLASLTSSLQNSQGADSCAQIQKPSYKNLEIEVLELRRLNKELQFQKRNLAFRLSSAESQLAALAKVTESDVLAKVQAEALLLKHTNECLSKQVEGLQMSRLNEVEELAYLRWVNSCLRHELSNSDKSLSKTSDLDDQFDSKSCDRVIMTTADQDDNSDKSAPLEVCNSNRAGLIKKLVKWSENNEEYQHIDCETLLDKDWIEAKEGRSPSRRHSISGPKRTVEDIAINKRRQSDSFVSSKELHDETFTPGDCHPTRDKHLLLVQKYDLLGTQSPRFSASKPESFKVASLDVEKRALRIPKPPPRPSNSVPNVTKADGTVPLPPPPPPPPPPPAFRKSSTRKTGLVQRAPQVAELYHSLMRRDSKKDPSGGGICDVLNVANVRSSMIGEIENRSSHLLAIKADVETQGEFVKSLIKEVNDAAYHDIEDVVAFVKWLDDELCFLVDERAVLKHFDWPEKKADTLREAAFGYRDMKKLESEVTNYKDDPRLPCDVALKKMVALSEKMERNIYNLFRTRDVMISHCKEFQIPTDWMLDCGIISKIKFGSVKLAKMYMKRVATELQTMGVSNKDPALEYMLLQGVRFAFRIHQFAGGFDAETMDAFEELQNLAYVRNKA, from the exons ATGAGAGAAGATATTTCGTCCAATGCCCGAACAAAGTTTGCCAAGTGCTCTGACCATAATCAAATTATGAGCACCAACACTAAATCCAGTGGGAATCCTGTAAAGCCGAAGTCTTCTTCGTCGTGGGGATCCCACTTTGTCAAAGGCTTCACCACAGATAAGAAATCCAAACAGCAGACGTCAATTGCCAACAAGAAGCAATCTATTGCTAGCTCAGATATCTCAAGTCAGAAGAGCCACTCTGTGCCATACCATTCTCGGGTTAGACGATCTCTTGTAGGTGACTTGCCATGCTCAGCTAATGCTGCTCAAGTTCATCCTCATGCGATTGATTCCCATCGGATTACATCCGCTGCTTCTCATGACCTATTTCTGGAGCTGGATCGCTTGAGAGAACTCCTTCGAGAGGCTAAAGACAGAGAATCGACATTGCAGTCTGAGCTGCTTCAGTACAAGGAAAACCCAAGAGCTCTGGAGCTTGAGAAAGAAGTTGACTCAAAGAGAATCGAAATTGAGAAGCTCACATCGAGAGTCGGTTCATTGGAAGCTGAAAAAATGAACCTTTCGGAACAATTGGCCTCTTTGACTTCGAGCCTGCAAAACTCCCAAGGAGCTGATTCATGTGCACAGATACAGAAGCCATCATACAAGAATTTAGAGATCGAGGTTCTTGAGCTGCGCCGGCTGAACAAGGAGCTCCAGTTTCAGAAGCGAAATCTAGCATTTAGGCTTTCCTCTGCTGAATCCCAACTTGCTGCTCTCGCAAAGGTTACTGAG AGTGATGTGCTGGCGAAGGTTCAAGCTGAAGCATTACTGTTAAAGCACACAAATGAGTGCCTAAGCAAACAAGTCGAGGGTCTGCAGATGAGTAGGCTCAATGAAGTTGAGGAACTTGCTTACCTTCGTTGGGTCAATTCATGCTTGCGCCATGAACTCAGCAACTCAGACAAATCACTCAGTAAGACCTCGGATTTAGATGATCAGTTTGACAGCAAGAGCTGTGACAGAGTCATCATGACAACAGCTGATCAAGACGACAACTCAGACAAATCTGCACCTCTCGAAGTATGTAATTCTAACCGAGCAGGCCTCATCAAAAAGCTTGTGAAATGGTCTGAAAACAATGAAGAATACCAACATATAGATTGTGAAACACTGTTGGATAAAGACTGGATAGAGGCCAAGGAAGGGAGAAGCCCCTCGCGAAGACACTCTATCAGCGGACCGAAGAGAACGGTAGAAGACATTGCAATTAACAAGAGAAGACAATCTGATAGTTTTGTTTCTTCCAAGGAATTACATGATGAAACATTTACTCCTGGAGATTGTCATCCAACAAGGGATaagcacttgcttcttgtgcaaaaaTATGATCTGCTCGGCACTCAAAGTCCAAGATTCTCTGCAAGCAAACCAGAAAGTTTCAAGGTTGCATCTTTGGATGTTGAAAAACGTGCACTCCGAATTCCCAAGCCTCCTCCAAGGCCTTCCAATTCGGTTCCTAATGTAACAAAGGCAGATGGGACGGTTCcactgccgccgccgcctccaccaccaccaccgccgcctgCTTTTCGAAAGTCCTCCACAAGAAAGACAGGGTTGGTGCAGAGAGCCCCACAGGTGGCAGAATTGTACCATTCACTCATGAGAAGAGACTCAAAGAAGGATCCTTCTGGTGGAGGAATTTGTGATGTCCTTAACGTTGCAAATGTCCGCAGCAGCATGATTGGTGAAATAGAGAACCGATCCTCCCATCTGCTTGCC ATAAAGGCAGATGTCGAAACACAAGGTGAATTCGTGAAGTCCCTGATAAAGGAGGTTAACGATGCTGCATATCATGACATTGAAGATGTTGTTGCATTCGTGAAGTGGCTTGATGACGAATTGTGCTTTCTT GTTGATGAGCGGGCAGTGTTGAAGCACTTTGATTGGCCTGAGAAGAAAGCTGACACTCTGCGAGAAGCAGCTTTCGGATATCGTGATATGAAGAAACTGGAGTCTGAAGTTACAAATTATAAGGACGATCCTCGTCTACCTTGTGATGTTGCATTGAAGAAAATGGTTGCATTATCCGAAAA GATGGAGCGAAACATTTATAATCTTTTTCGCACAAGAGATGTGATGATAAGCCATTGTAAGGAATTCCAGATACCGACAGATTGGATGCTGGATTGTGGTATCATTAGCAAG ATAAAATTCGGATCGGTAAAGTTAGCTAAGATGTATATGAAAAGAGTAGCAACAGAACTCCAGACGATGGGAGTCTCCAACAAAGATCCCGCTTTGGAGTATATGCTTCTTCAGGGAGTGAGATTTGCTTTCAGAATTCATCAG TTTGCCGGAGGGTTCGATGCAGAGACGATGGATGCATTTGAGGAGCTGCAGAACCTCGCATACGTTAGAAACAAGGCATAG
- the LOC135674680 gene encoding protein CHUP1, chloroplastic-like isoform X2, with translation MREDISSNARTKFAKCSDHNQIMSTNTKSSGNPVKPKSSSSWGSHFVKGFTTDKKSKQQTSIANKKQSIASSDISSQKSHSVPYHSRVRRSLVGDLPCSANAAQVHPHAIDSHRITSAASHDLFLELDRLRELLREAKDRESTLQSELLQYKENPRALELEKEVDSKRIEIEKLTSRVGSLEAEKMNLSEQLASLTSSLQNSQGADSCAQIQKPSYKNLEIEVLELRRLNKELQFQKRNLAFRLSSAESQLAALAKVTESDVLAKVQAEALLLKHTNECLSKQVEGLQMSRLNEVEELAYLRWVNSCLRHELSNSDKSLSKTSDLDDQFDSKSCDRVIMTTADQDDNSDKSAPLEVCNSNRAGLIKKLVKWSENNEEYQHIDCETLLDKDWIEAKEGRSPSRRHSISGPKRTVEDIAINKRRQSDSFVSSKELHDETFTPGDCHPTRDKHLLLVQKYDLLGTQSPRFSASKPESFKVASLDVEKRALRIPKPPPRPSNSVPNVTKADGTVPLPPPPPPPPPPPAFRKSSTRKTGLVQRAPQVAELYHSLMRRDSKKDPSGGGICDVLNVANVRSSMIGEIENRSSHLLAIKADVETQGEFVKSLIKEVNDAAYHDIEDVVAFVKWLDDELCFLVDERAVLKHFDWPEKKADTLREAAFGYRDMKKLESEVTNYKDDPRLPCDVALKKMVALSEKMERNIYNLFRTRDVMISHCKEFQIPTDWMLDCGIISKLDGCR, from the exons ATGAGAGAAGATATTTCGTCCAATGCCCGAACAAAGTTTGCCAAGTGCTCTGACCATAATCAAATTATGAGCACCAACACTAAATCCAGTGGGAATCCTGTAAAGCCGAAGTCTTCTTCGTCGTGGGGATCCCACTTTGTCAAAGGCTTCACCACAGATAAGAAATCCAAACAGCAGACGTCAATTGCCAACAAGAAGCAATCTATTGCTAGCTCAGATATCTCAAGTCAGAAGAGCCACTCTGTGCCATACCATTCTCGGGTTAGACGATCTCTTGTAGGTGACTTGCCATGCTCAGCTAATGCTGCTCAAGTTCATCCTCATGCGATTGATTCCCATCGGATTACATCCGCTGCTTCTCATGACCTATTTCTGGAGCTGGATCGCTTGAGAGAACTCCTTCGAGAGGCTAAAGACAGAGAATCGACATTGCAGTCTGAGCTGCTTCAGTACAAGGAAAACCCAAGAGCTCTGGAGCTTGAGAAAGAAGTTGACTCAAAGAGAATCGAAATTGAGAAGCTCACATCGAGAGTCGGTTCATTGGAAGCTGAAAAAATGAACCTTTCGGAACAATTGGCCTCTTTGACTTCGAGCCTGCAAAACTCCCAAGGAGCTGATTCATGTGCACAGATACAGAAGCCATCATACAAGAATTTAGAGATCGAGGTTCTTGAGCTGCGCCGGCTGAACAAGGAGCTCCAGTTTCAGAAGCGAAATCTAGCATTTAGGCTTTCCTCTGCTGAATCCCAACTTGCTGCTCTCGCAAAGGTTACTGAG AGTGATGTGCTGGCGAAGGTTCAAGCTGAAGCATTACTGTTAAAGCACACAAATGAGTGCCTAAGCAAACAAGTCGAGGGTCTGCAGATGAGTAGGCTCAATGAAGTTGAGGAACTTGCTTACCTTCGTTGGGTCAATTCATGCTTGCGCCATGAACTCAGCAACTCAGACAAATCACTCAGTAAGACCTCGGATTTAGATGATCAGTTTGACAGCAAGAGCTGTGACAGAGTCATCATGACAACAGCTGATCAAGACGACAACTCAGACAAATCTGCACCTCTCGAAGTATGTAATTCTAACCGAGCAGGCCTCATCAAAAAGCTTGTGAAATGGTCTGAAAACAATGAAGAATACCAACATATAGATTGTGAAACACTGTTGGATAAAGACTGGATAGAGGCCAAGGAAGGGAGAAGCCCCTCGCGAAGACACTCTATCAGCGGACCGAAGAGAACGGTAGAAGACATTGCAATTAACAAGAGAAGACAATCTGATAGTTTTGTTTCTTCCAAGGAATTACATGATGAAACATTTACTCCTGGAGATTGTCATCCAACAAGGGATaagcacttgcttcttgtgcaaaaaTATGATCTGCTCGGCACTCAAAGTCCAAGATTCTCTGCAAGCAAACCAGAAAGTTTCAAGGTTGCATCTTTGGATGTTGAAAAACGTGCACTCCGAATTCCCAAGCCTCCTCCAAGGCCTTCCAATTCGGTTCCTAATGTAACAAAGGCAGATGGGACGGTTCcactgccgccgccgcctccaccaccaccaccgccgcctgCTTTTCGAAAGTCCTCCACAAGAAAGACAGGGTTGGTGCAGAGAGCCCCACAGGTGGCAGAATTGTACCATTCACTCATGAGAAGAGACTCAAAGAAGGATCCTTCTGGTGGAGGAATTTGTGATGTCCTTAACGTTGCAAATGTCCGCAGCAGCATGATTGGTGAAATAGAGAACCGATCCTCCCATCTGCTTGCC ATAAAGGCAGATGTCGAAACACAAGGTGAATTCGTGAAGTCCCTGATAAAGGAGGTTAACGATGCTGCATATCATGACATTGAAGATGTTGTTGCATTCGTGAAGTGGCTTGATGACGAATTGTGCTTTCTT GTTGATGAGCGGGCAGTGTTGAAGCACTTTGATTGGCCTGAGAAGAAAGCTGACACTCTGCGAGAAGCAGCTTTCGGATATCGTGATATGAAGAAACTGGAGTCTGAAGTTACAAATTATAAGGACGATCCTCGTCTACCTTGTGATGTTGCATTGAAGAAAATGGTTGCATTATCCGAAAA GATGGAGCGAAACATTTATAATCTTTTTCGCACAAGAGATGTGATGATAAGCCATTGTAAGGAATTCCAGATACCGACAGATTGGATGCTGGATTGTGGTATCATTAGCAAG TTGGATGGTTGCAGATAA